The following coding sequences lie in one Monomorium pharaonis isolate MP-MQ-018 chromosome 1, ASM1337386v2, whole genome shotgun sequence genomic window:
- the LOC105834289 gene encoding guanine nucleotide exchange factor MSS4 homolog yields MPMDKDIIESKKDAGGKNKDKIYCIFCSSKMLNVGTARLINIDFALPYIHSKAEDKANQSEMISDYWLIEDMYTFENIGVSHTVDNVKYLACADCERGPVGWHDLSTKKSYIALCRVKHE; encoded by the exons ATGCCGATGGACAAAGACATTATCGAATCGAAAAAAGATGCAGGAGgcaaaaataaagacaaaatttattgtatattttgttcttCAAAAATGCTTAATGTCGGAACTGCcagattaataaatatagac TTTGCTTTACCTTATATTCACAGTAAAGCTGAAGACAAAGCGAATCAGTCAGAAATGATTTCTGATTATTGGTTAATAGAAGATATGTACACTTTCGAAAATATTGGTGTGTCGCACACAGTGGATAATGTCAAGTATTTAGCTTGTGCCGATTGTGAAAGGGGTCCAGTAGGATGGCACGATTTGTCCACTAAAAAGTCCTATATTGCGTTATGTAGAGTAAAACATGAATGA